The DNA region TGCTGAGCCTGGCGAGGATCGAGTCGGCCCAGCAGGCGTTGCACTTCACCGCCGTGGGCGTCGCACAGATCGTGGCCGCCTGCCTGGAGGACTACACGCCCCAGGCCCAGAGCAAGCAGATCGACCTAGCGATCGTGCCGGGGGACGCGTCCCTGGCGGTGAAGGCGGACCCGGAGGGGCTGCGGGTGATCCTCAACAACCTGATCGACAACGCCATCAAGTACACCCCGGAGGGGGGCCGGGTGCGGGTCTCTTGGCGTGGCGAGGGGGAAGCGGGCGAGATGGTGGCGATCGAGGTGGAGGACACCGGCATCGGCATCCCCAAGAGCAAGCTCCCGCGGGTTTTTGAGCGATTTTACCGGGTCGACCGGGCCCGCTCGCGCGAGATGGGGGGGACCGGGCTGGGGCTCTCGATCGTCAAGCACCTGACACAATCTTTTGGCGGCCGGGTGTCGGTGCGGTCGGAATCCCAGACCGGATCGACTTTTTCGGTCCACCTGCAACGCGCCTAACCGGGGCGCCGGGTTGCATTGGGCCGCAGGATCACCGATTCTTCACGCGCTCTTCACAATTGCCGTTTAGCTTGTAGAGGACTTGGCCAGGGAGAACCCTCGGCAAGCCGGGCCTTCTTCGGTCCGGCCGCCGCAGCGCGAAGCATACCCGGAAACCTCCTCGCCGGCGGCGAGGACGCCCCGGCCCACACGTCTCGAATGCTCGAATCCAAGGCGAACTCCCGTGCACCGATCCCCACGACTCCCTCTGCTAGGCGGCACCCTCGTGCTGTTGAGCCTCGGCTGCCAGCCGGCCGTGAAGAACGAGGTGGCCATCGATGGCTCTAGCACCGTGTACCTGATCAGCGAAGCGGTCTGCGAAGAGTTCGCCGGCGCCAACCCAGACGTCGAGGTGAGCGTCGGGAGCCACGGCACCGGCGGCGGTATGAAGAAGTTCTCGGCCGGCGAGCTCGACATCTGCGACGCCTCGCGAGAGATGAAGCCCTCCGAGGCCCAGCTCTGCGAGGAGGCCGGCATCGAGTCTATCCGCCTGTCGGTGGCGTACGACGGCATTGCGGTGGTGGTGAACCCCGAGAACGATTGGTGCGACTCGCTCACCGTCGAGCAGCTCAAGGAGCTGTGGCGGCCCGAGAGCCCCATCAAGAACTGGAGCGACCTGGACAAGAGCTGGCCCGACGAGCCGATCAAGCTGTACGGCCCCGGGACCGACTCGGGCACCTTTGAGTACTTCACCGAAGTGGTTGTGGGCGAAGCGGGCGCCAGCCGCAGCGACTACTCCCCCAACGAAGACGACAACATGCTGGTCACGGGGGTCGCGGGCGACAAGTACTCCCTGGGCTACTTCGGCTTCGCCTACTACGCCGAGAATGAGGAGCGCCTGAAGCTGCTGGGGATCGACTCGGGGTCCGGGCCGGTAAAGCCCTCGCTGGAGACGGTCCGGTCGAACGCGTACGCCCCGCTGTCGCGTCCCTTGTTCATCTACGTGAAGAAGCAGTCGCTTAGCCGGCCCGAGGTGGCCAAGTTCGTCAGCTACTACGCCGAGAACGCCGCCAGGCTTTCACAAGAGGTGGGCTACGTCCCCGCACCCGAGGCGACGCACGCCGAGAACCTGGCCGCGATCAAGGCGGCCCTCGCCGACAAGCCCCAAACGACCCCCTGACCCCAACCGCTTCGCGAAGGCCCGAGTTGAGCAGCCAAGCCGCTACCGTCAACCGCGATCCGGGCTCGATCGCCAACCCGTCAGGGAGGCGGCTCGAGTCGTTGATTTCCTTTGCGCTTTGGGGCTGTGCGGCGGTGTCTGTGTTCACCACCATCGGCATCGTCGTGGTGCTGCTGACCGAGTCGCTGCAGTTCTTCCGCGAGGTCTCCTTGATTGAGTTCCTCACCGGGACCAAGTGGACCCCGCTGTTCAAGCCGGCCCACTTCGGCATCCTGCCCCTGCTGTGCGGCACCATGCTGGTGACGGTCGGCGCCGTGCTGGTGGCGGGGCCGATCGGCCTGGGGACGGCCATCTACCTGAGCGAGTACGCCTCGCCCGGGGTGCGCAACTCCATCAAGCCGGTGCTGGAAGTCCTGGCGGGCATCCCCTCGGTCGTGTACGGCGTGGTCGCGGTGACCACGGTCACGCCGGCGCTGCGGTCGGGCGTGCAGGCGATCAACGCCGCGTTTGGGACCGAGGTCAAGGTCGACGTGTTCAACGCCGCCTCGGCGAGCATCGTGGTGGGGTTCATGATCTTGCCGCTGATTGTCTCGCTCAGCGAAGACGTGCTGCGCTCGGTGCCGCGCGCCCTGCGTGAGGCCGCCTACGCGCTGGGCGCCACCAAGTTTGACGTCACGGCCCGCGTGGTGACCCCCGCGGCGCTGTCGGGCATCGTGGCGGCGTTCTTGCTGGCCATCTCGCGGGCCATCGGCGAGACCATGGCGGTCACGCTGGCCGCGGGCGCCAGCCCCACGCTCACGCTGAACCCGCTGGTGAGCGTGCAGACGATGACCGCCTACATCGTGAACATCACCTCGGGCGACACGCCCACCGGCACGCTGGAGTACCGCACGGTGTTTGCGGTGGGTCTGACGCTGTTCCTGATTACGATGTTGATCAACGTGGCTGCGCAGGGGGTGCTCAGCCGGATGCGAGAGAAGTACGACTGAGCCGATCGTAGTTTTCCTTTTAGAACCACCGACCGCTGCTTATGCCCAGCCCCGAAACCATCAACGACGACTCGTGGCGGATCGACTCCCGCACGCGCCGCCGGTACTTCTGGTCGAACGTGTTTTCTGCGCTCTGCCTGTTGTCGATGGTCACCGCGGTGCTGGTGCTGGTGGGGCTGCTTGCCGCGGTGGTTTACAACGGGGCGCCCGCGCTCCGCTGGGGGCTGTTGACCGACCTCCCGTCGCGCAAGCCCGAGGCGGCCGGCATCTACCCGGCGCTGTTGGGGAGCCTGTGGCTGATCGCCCTGACCGCCTTGTTTTCCGTGCCGTTGGGGGTGGGCGCCGCGATCTACCTTGAGGAGTACGCCG from Pirellulimonas nuda includes:
- a CDS encoding PstS family phosphate ABC transporter substrate-binding protein, translating into MHRSPRLPLLGGTLVLLSLGCQPAVKNEVAIDGSSTVYLISEAVCEEFAGANPDVEVSVGSHGTGGGMKKFSAGELDICDASREMKPSEAQLCEEAGIESIRLSVAYDGIAVVVNPENDWCDSLTVEQLKELWRPESPIKNWSDLDKSWPDEPIKLYGPGTDSGTFEYFTEVVVGEAGASRSDYSPNEDDNMLVTGVAGDKYSLGYFGFAYYAENEERLKLLGIDSGSGPVKPSLETVRSNAYAPLSRPLFIYVKKQSLSRPEVAKFVSYYAENAARLSQEVGYVPAPEATHAENLAAIKAALADKPQTTP
- the pstC gene encoding phosphate ABC transporter permease subunit PstC — encoded protein: MSSQAATVNRDPGSIANPSGRRLESLISFALWGCAAVSVFTTIGIVVVLLTESLQFFREVSLIEFLTGTKWTPLFKPAHFGILPLLCGTMLVTVGAVLVAGPIGLGTAIYLSEYASPGVRNSIKPVLEVLAGIPSVVYGVVAVTTVTPALRSGVQAINAAFGTEVKVDVFNAASASIVVGFMILPLIVSLSEDVLRSVPRALREAAYALGATKFDVTARVVTPAALSGIVAAFLLAISRAIGETMAVTLAAGASPTLTLNPLVSVQTMTAYIVNITSGDTPTGTLEYRTVFAVGLTLFLITMLINVAAQGVLSRMREKYD